In the Staphylococcus sp. IVB6240 genome, one interval contains:
- the hemQ gene encoding hydrogen peroxide-dependent heme synthase, protein MSHAAETLDGWYSLHLFYAVDWASWRLVPEAERKQMLSEFEELLTELKGAKEAGEGDHVAYNVAGQKADILLWFLRPEMKDLTAIETAINKLPIADHFIPTYSYVSVVELSNYLAGQSDEDPYENPHVRARLYPQLPETDYICFYPMNKRRNETYNWYMLSMEERKKLMYDHGMIGRKYAGKIKQFITGSVGFDDFEWGVTLFSDDVLQFKKIVYEMRFDETTARYGEFGSFFIGNKLDSEALHTMMALPEK, encoded by the coding sequence ATGAGTCATGCAGCAGAAACTTTAGATGGATGGTATAGTTTGCATTTATTTTATGCAGTTGATTGGGCATCATGGCGTTTAGTACCTGAAGCAGAACGTAAACAAATGCTTTCAGAGTTTGAAGAGTTACTCACTGAATTGAAAGGTGCTAAAGAAGCTGGAGAAGGAGATCATGTTGCATATAATGTGGCAGGTCAAAAAGCAGATATCTTATTATGGTTCTTACGCCCAGAAATGAAAGATTTAACTGCCATTGAAACAGCAATCAACAAGTTACCGATTGCGGATCACTTCATCCCAACATATTCATACGTATCAGTCGTTGAATTAAGTAATTATCTTGCAGGTCAATCTGATGAAGATCCTTATGAAAACCCACATGTACGTGCGCGTTTATATCCACAATTACCAGAAACAGATTATATTTGTTTCTATCCAATGAACAAGCGTCGTAATGAAACATACAACTGGTACATGTTATCAATGGAAGAACGTAAAAAGTTAATGTATGATCACGGCATGATTGGTCGCAAATATGCAGGTAAAATTAAGCAATTTATTACAGGTTCTGTTGGTTTTGATGATTTTGAGTGGGGTGTCACACTCTTCTCAGATGATGTATTACAATTCAAAAAAATTGTTTATGAAATGCGCTTTGATGAAACAACAGCGCGTTATGGTGAGTTTGGTAGCTTCTTCATCGGTAACAAGTTAGATAGTGAAGCACTTCATACAATGATGGCACTACCTGAAAAATAG
- a CDS encoding DHA2 family efflux MFS transporter permease subunit: MFVMIYSIVSLIVIILMNLMLLQRRKKKQINLNKDVDQAQLIDEYNDEIDVNASITDQVKGTVTQYRFKEGITRNKVLAAMLFGMFIAILNQTLLNTALPKINTDFNITAATGQWLMTGFMLVNGILIPISAFLFEKYSYRRLFLFSMLIFSVGSLVCGIAWNFPIMMSGRILQAAGAGILMPLGTNVFMTIFPPEKRGMAMGTLGIAMILAPAIGPTLSGYIVDHYDWHTMFIGMFVIGLIALVFAYFWFGMYQRTSQPKADVPGVIFSTIGFGALLYGFSEAGNDGWGSTKIIAMLVIGVIFTTAFVIREMTMKAPMLSFEVLKYPGYTLTAAINMIVTMSLFGGMILLPLYLQNLRGFSAIDSGLLLLPGALIMGFMGPIAGKLLDTIGIKPLAIIGLTITTYGTWELTQLTMDTPYSSILWIYIVRSFGMSFIMMPIMTAGMNALPARLISHGNALINTMRQLAGSIGTAILVTVMTQQTDTHLATFQQDLDTTQPFIQDQLQSLAQQLGGEQQATAAILQFVNELAAVDGVNSAFWVATALSGLALIMSFFLHDKSYYMSKE, encoded by the coding sequence ATGTTTGTGATGATATATAGCATTGTTTCACTTATCGTGATTATATTGATGAACCTCATGTTGCTGCAACGTCGTAAGAAAAAACAGATAAACTTAAACAAAGATGTCGATCAAGCACAGTTGATAGACGAATATAACGATGAGATAGATGTAAACGCATCTATTACTGATCAAGTGAAGGGAACCGTCACGCAATATCGATTTAAAGAAGGGATTACACGTAATAAAGTATTGGCTGCAATGTTATTTGGTATGTTTATTGCCATATTGAATCAGACATTGTTGAATACCGCACTCCCTAAAATTAATACAGATTTCAATATTACTGCTGCGACAGGACAGTGGTTAATGACAGGATTTATGTTAGTGAATGGGATATTAATTCCAATCAGTGCGTTCTTATTTGAGAAATATTCCTATCGACGTTTGTTTTTATTCTCTATGTTGATATTCTCTGTTGGCTCACTGGTTTGTGGGATTGCTTGGAACTTTCCAATCATGATGTCAGGTCGTATATTGCAGGCAGCAGGTGCAGGTATCTTGATGCCACTTGGAACGAATGTTTTCATGACGATTTTCCCACCAGAAAAACGTGGGATGGCAATGGGGACATTAGGAATTGCAATGATACTAGCACCAGCAATCGGGCCGACACTTTCTGGTTATATCGTTGATCATTATGATTGGCATACCATGTTTATCGGTATGTTTGTGATAGGCTTGATAGCGTTAGTTTTCGCATATTTTTGGTTTGGTATGTATCAACGTACCTCACAACCAAAAGCAGATGTACCAGGGGTGATATTTAGTACGATTGGTTTTGGTGCGTTATTGTATGGCTTTAGTGAAGCGGGTAACGATGGTTGGGGATCTACAAAAATTATTGCCATGTTAGTGATCGGAGTGATTTTTACAACCGCATTTGTTATTCGTGAAATGACGATGAAAGCACCGATGTTAAGTTTTGAGGTACTTAAATATCCAGGCTATACATTGACTGCAGCCATCAATATGATTGTCACAATGAGTTTATTTGGTGGGATGATTTTACTTCCGCTATACTTGCAAAATTTACGTGGATTCTCAGCGATTGATTCGGGATTGTTACTCTTACCTGGTGCACTGATTATGGGCTTTATGGGGCCAATTGCCGGTAAACTGTTAGATACAATTGGTATTAAACCTCTGGCAATTATTGGTTTAACAATTACGACTTATGGTACATGGGAATTAACACAACTGACGATGGATACACCTTATTCATCGATTTTATGGATTTATATTGTACGTTCTTTCGGTATGAGTTTTATCATGATGCCTATTATGACGGCAGGTATGAATGCGTTACCTGCGCGACTCATCTCACATGGGAATGCATTAATCAATACAATGCGTCAATTAGCTGGTTCTATTGGGACGGCTATTCTAGTAACCGTTATGACACAACAAACGGATACGCATCTTGCAACATTCCAGCAAGATTTAGATACAACACAGCCATTTATTCAAGATCAGTTACAGTCATTGGCACAGCAACTAGGTGGAGAACAGCAAGCAACAGCAGCTATTTTACAGTTTGTGAATGAACTTGCAGCAGTTGATGGTGTGAACAGTGCTTTCTGGGTTGCGACAGCCTTGAGTGGACTTGCGCTTATCATGAGCTTTTTCTTACATGATAAATCATATTATATGTCGAAAGAATAA
- the pta gene encoding phosphate acetyltransferase → MSSLLNVFKDKLSGKNVRIVLPEGEDARVLSAAVELQASDYVAPIVLGNEENIKKLATDEGLNVEDIEIIQPDTSDLKAELVEKFVERRKGKATEEQAQELLNNVNYFGTMLVYAGKAEGLVSGAAHSTADTVRPALQIIKTKPGVSRTSGVFFMIKEDKQYLFGDCAINPELGASDLAEIAIESAKTAQSFGMEPKVAMLSFSTKGSAKSDDTEKVVQAVELAQEKIENENLTDVVVDGEFQFDAAIVPEVAKKKAPGAKIQGDANVFIFPSLEAGNIGYKIAQRLGGFDAVGPVLQGLNSPVNDLSRGCSSEDVYNLSIITAAQSLQ, encoded by the coding sequence ATGTCTAGCTTATTAAATGTATTCAAAGACAAGTTGTCAGGCAAAAACGTTCGTATTGTATTACCAGAAGGAGAAGATGCACGTGTATTATCAGCAGCTGTTGAATTACAAGCTTCTGACTACGTAGCACCTATCGTATTAGGTAATGAAGAGAATATTAAAAAATTAGCCACTGATGAAGGCTTAAACGTTGAAGATATTGAAATCATTCAACCAGATACAAGCGACCTTAAAGCTGAATTAGTAGAAAAATTCGTAGAGCGTCGTAAAGGTAAAGCAACAGAAGAACAAGCACAAGAATTACTTAACAACGTAAACTACTTCGGTACAATGCTTGTTTATGCAGGGAAAGCTGAAGGTCTTGTAAGTGGTGCAGCACACTCAACTGCAGACACTGTACGCCCTGCATTACAAATCATCAAAACAAAACCAGGTGTTTCAAGAACATCAGGTGTGTTCTTCATGATTAAAGAAGACAAACAATATCTTTTCGGTGACTGTGCCATTAACCCAGAACTTGGTGCATCAGACTTAGCTGAAATTGCCATTGAAAGTGCGAAAACAGCACAAAGCTTCGGTATGGAACCAAAAGTTGCAATGTTGAGCTTCTCAACAAAAGGTTCAGCAAAATCAGACGACACTGAAAAAGTAGTTCAAGCTGTTGAACTTGCACAAGAAAAAATCGAAAATGAAAACTTAACAGATGTTGTCGTTGATGGTGAATTCCAATTCGACGCAGCAATCGTTCCAGAAGTTGCGAAGAAAAAAGCACCAGGTGCAAAAATCCAAGGTGATGCGAATGTATTCATCTTCCCTAGCTTAGAAGCTGGTAACATTGGATACAAAATCGCACAACGTTTAGGTGGCTTTGACGCTGTAGGTCCTGTCTTACAAGGTCTTAACTCACCAGTGAATGACTTATCACGTGGCTGCTCATCAGAAGACGTTTATAACTTATCTATCATTACAGCAGCACAATCATTACAATAA
- a CDS encoding lipoate--protein ligase family protein: MDLAAKYFNGVTWRYIDHTTGLEPMQSFAFDDTFSESVGKDLSPNVVRTWIHQHVVILGIHDSRLPYLKEGISYLTDEQGYNAIVRNSGGLGVVLDQGVLNISLIFKGKTEVTIDEAFTVMYLLISKMFEDYHIDIDTYEIVHSYCPGKFDLSINGKKFAGISQRRVRGGVAVQIYLCVEGSGAERAQLMHDFYERAIKGEVTKFSYPDIHPDCMASLETLLKRDITVQDVMFKLLYAIKDLGGTLNTDPVSPDEWSRYEHYYDRMLERNAKINHQIED, encoded by the coding sequence ATGGATCTCGCTGCTAAATATTTCAATGGCGTGACTTGGCGTTACATCGACCATACAACAGGCCTTGAACCAATGCAGTCTTTCGCATTTGATGACACTTTTTCTGAGAGTGTCGGCAAAGACTTGTCTCCAAATGTTGTAAGAACTTGGATCCATCAACACGTCGTCATCTTAGGCATACATGATTCACGATTGCCTTATTTGAAAGAGGGTATTTCATACTTAACAGATGAACAAGGTTACAATGCAATTGTACGTAATTCTGGTGGATTAGGTGTGGTACTCGATCAAGGGGTGCTGAACATCTCACTTATTTTCAAAGGCAAAACAGAGGTTACCATCGATGAAGCATTCACAGTGATGTATCTGCTGATTTCTAAGATGTTTGAAGATTATCATATCGACATCGATACCTATGAAATTGTGCATTCTTATTGCCCAGGAAAATTCGATTTAAGCATTAATGGTAAAAAATTTGCAGGTATCTCTCAACGCCGTGTACGCGGTGGTGTGGCTGTTCAAATTTACCTTTGTGTAGAAGGTTCAGGTGCTGAGCGTGCACAACTCATGCATGATTTTTATGAACGTGCGATTAAAGGTGAAGTGACAAAGTTCAGTTACCCTGATATCCATCCAGACTGTATGGCATCATTAGAAACATTACTCAAACGTGACATCACAGTACAAGACGTCATGTTTAAGTTGCTGTATGCCATCAAAGATTTAGGTGGTACTTTGAATACGGACCCTGTGTCACCAGATGAGTGGTCACGTTATGAGCACTATTATGATCGTATGCTTGAACGTAATGCAAAGATTAATCACCAAATTGAAGACTAA
- a CDS encoding TetR/AcrR family transcriptional regulator → MKKTKTYYQICKALIRLLEHHPFEAITIKEICAESGVHRSTFYAHFEDKYQLFEVIKQFHMKRYERLMASTTYTIEHSDLETTKSYILKGFRLLFKYILRYKSFFQTIIVTNTQPVLIRDYMKFTQRTYTAILKSLPEMHRSDYFIHYTIGGELAIIYKWLSNDCQETPDEMAYILNANLMKTKR, encoded by the coding sequence ATGAAAAAAACAAAAACATATTATCAAATTTGTAAAGCACTGATTAGACTTCTTGAACATCATCCTTTTGAAGCAATTACCATTAAAGAAATTTGTGCAGAAAGCGGTGTACATCGTTCAACATTCTATGCACATTTTGAAGATAAGTATCAACTATTTGAAGTGATTAAACAATTTCATATGAAGCGTTATGAGCGGCTGATGGCGTCAACAACATACACGATTGAACATAGTGATTTAGAAACGACTAAATCCTACATTTTAAAAGGGTTCCGATTGTTGTTTAAATATATTCTGCGCTATAAATCATTTTTTCAAACGATTATTGTGACAAACACACAACCTGTCTTGATTAGAGATTATATGAAGTTTACCCAACGCACTTATACTGCCATACTAAAATCTTTACCTGAGATGCATCGTTCAGATTATTTCATTCATTATACAATCGGTGGTGAATTAGCCATCATCTATAAATGGTTATCAAATGATTGTCAGGAGACACCTGATGAAATGGCATATATTCTGAATGCTAATCTTATGAAGACAAAACGTTAA
- a CDS encoding HlyD family efflux transporter periplasmic adaptor subunit, which produces MKKLVMINIITIVLLVIIGIGGFYFYNQSTNYVKTENAQIDGEQIKIAAPASGQISELKVAEGDKLKEGDTFAKVQVKSETGDVQTMDIPMPVEGTVVKMSAQKGSMAQAGQPLAYAYNLDKRYVTANIDETEVKDVETGQVVDIAIDGQDSKVKGKVVHVGQATASSFSLMPSSNSDGNYTKVTQVIPVKIEFDSQPSNGVLPGMNAEVSIHKN; this is translated from the coding sequence ATGAAGAAGTTAGTCATGATTAATATCATTACCATTGTATTGCTCGTCATCATTGGAATTGGAGGATTTTATTTTTATAATCAGTCAACCAATTATGTCAAAACAGAAAATGCGCAAATAGATGGTGAACAAATTAAAATAGCAGCACCTGCTTCGGGTCAAATTTCAGAGTTGAAAGTAGCTGAAGGAGACAAATTAAAAGAAGGCGATACTTTTGCAAAAGTACAAGTGAAATCTGAAACTGGCGATGTTCAAACAATGGATATCCCGATGCCTGTAGAAGGAACCGTTGTGAAAATGTCTGCACAAAAAGGGAGTATGGCACAAGCTGGGCAACCTTTAGCTTATGCGTATAACTTGGATAAACGTTATGTAACAGCGAATATTGACGAAACAGAAGTGAAAGATGTAGAAACAGGTCAAGTAGTTGATATTGCGATTGATGGCCAAGATTCTAAAGTGAAGGGGAAAGTTGTTCATGTTGGTCAAGCGACAGCATCGAGTTTTTCTTTAATGCCTTCATCAAATAGTGACGGGAATTATACAAAAGTGACACAAGTGATTCCTGTAAAAATTGAGTTTGATAGCCAACCATCAAATGGTGTTCTACCAGGTATGAACGCAGAAGTAAGTATTCATAAGAATTAA